Proteins found in one Methanomicrobiales archaeon genomic segment:
- a CDS encoding antitoxin VapB family protein, whose amino-acid sequence MKTIAVQDETYHALLTLKEDRDSISDVIDRLVTKRIGSIRQFAGGLKDSKNLDKRRAATEEIRRSGKARV is encoded by the coding sequence GTGAAAACAATCGCCGTCCAAGACGAGACCTATCATGCTCTCCTGACGCTGAAGGAGGACCGGGACTCTATCAGCGACGTGATCGATAGGCTCGTCACAAAACGGATAGGCAGCATCCGGCAGTTCGCAGGAGGCCTGAAGGACTCAAAGAATCTCGATAAACGCAGGGCCGCCACAGAAGAGATCCGGCGGTCGGGGAAGGCGAGAGTGTGA